ttttcctttttctaaaaaaaaaattgaaaaaaatttaattaaatttatttcactattatttacaattttatctTACCATTATTACAAAATCTTTTATCTATCTCATTCCTCGTCCCCAATTTTTTTGTTATCTTAACTTTTGACTCTATTACTTTGTTCCTTCTGCGACATTTTGATTCAGGGATGTTCTAGCGGAAGTGTGTATGGCCGTGGATTGGCTGGACGGACGGCCCAGATCCAACCTGCTGATCCAGTAGACTGCAAAGAGTAGACTCGCACATCTGCCAGGCAAAAGTGCTGCGGCCACCAATTTATCCGCTCAATTTTCTTCCATGGATTAGCCCCTTTTGTACCATTTATTTCTTCTTCGGGAGTCTTTTGACCTAGAATAAAATCCTTCTTGCTCTGATACAGACAATATTCCTTAAACGGTAGCAGGAATATGGGGGCGAGCAGCGATCCGAATCAGGACGGTTCGGACGAGCAGCAGAAGCGGTCGGAGATATACACGTACGAGGCACCGTGGCACATCTACGCCATGAACTGGAGTGTCCGCCGCGACAAGAAGTACCGACTGGCTATAGCCAGCCTCCTGGAACAGTACCCAAACCGCGTGGAGATCGTTCAGCTGGACGACTCCAACGGGGAGATCCGCTCCGATCCAAACCTCTCCTTTGAGCATCCCTACCCTCCCACCAAGACCATCTTTATCCCGGACAAGGAGTGCCAGAAACCCGACCTTCTCGCAACCTCCAGCGATTTCCTCCGCGTGTGGCGGATCTCCGACGACCACCGCGTTGAGCTTAAGAGCCTCCTCAACGGAAACAAGAACAGCGACTTCTGCGGTCCCCTCACTTCCTTCGACTGGAACGACGCCGAGCCCAAGCGCATCGGCACCTCTAGCATCGATACCACCTGCACCATCTGGGACATAGATCGCGAAATCGTCGACACCCAGCTCATCGCTCACGACAAGGAGGTATACGACATCGCCTGGGGCGGAGTCAGTGTCTTTGCATCCGTCTCCGCAGACGGCTCGGTCCGCGTCTTCGATCTTCGTGACAAGGAGCACTCCACCATCATCTACGAGAGCTCAGAGCCTGACACCCCCTTGGTCCGCCTCGGCTGGAACAAGCAGGACCCCAGGTATATGGCCACAATCATCATGGACAGCTCTAAAGTCGTCGTCCTTGACATCCGCTACCCCACACTACCTGTCGTTGAATTGCAGAGGCATCAGGCTTCCGTCAATGCTATTGCCTGGGCTCCCCACAGTTCCTGCCACATCTGCACGGCCGGGGATGATTCCCAGGCCCTGATTTGGGACTTGTCCTCCATGGGCCAACCTGTCGAGGGTGGCCTGGATCCTATTCTCGCGTACACGGCCGGGGCGGAGATCGAGCAGCTGCAGTGGTCCTCGTCCCAGCCCGATTGGGTTGCCATTGCTTTCTCCACCAAGCTTCAGATACTTAGGGTATGATGTGTATTGAatggttatgtttttattttatatatatcgcTGGTTTGAGTTCGTAATGGAACGATCCATGCCTTGCCTTATACCGTGTGTTCGTCTTTTTTAGATTCCAATTTATAGTTTCTCAATCCCGCGGTCTGCAAAATGTTTCTCTTCATGATGATCTTTCAAGTTTCCAAATGCGAGCCGCTGCGGCTCTGCCTGTTTGTTATTACTTTATTCAACCAAAATGCAATGAGAACTATGCACCGATTGGAAACTTGAAAAAACGAGGAATATCTGCATTCCGTAACTCATAGATAGCTATACTTTTAGGATGTTGCCGATAAGATTATCACTGAGATACTGTTGGCTGCGAGGAATTTTAGAATTTCAAGGACATATAAGGGTTTTGTAATATCGTATGGTCGAGATCCTCGAGGATCAATATGTTTGTTTCCTGCTAGGTGTTTCCCCTCAAAATCCAACACGTTTTTTTTCTAGTACTTTGTGACACTATTGAGTAATATTGGTCTTGAACCCGAGGAGCAGCAAGTGAAGTTTCTTGTATTGGGTTGATTGTATACTTATGAAGAAGAATCTAGTTTCAGAGAACTCATAGTTAGCATCACAAGCTGACTTGATAATAGTCATTAGTGATGGTTTTCTGATATCAAGTGAGGATTTATGATATAGTAACCTCATGGCGATGCAAGAACAACCTGAGCAGGATTTTTTCTATTAGCTCTGTCCTAAGGAGAcggaatatatattatattattgttattatatatttatctctctctctccaagtaTTTTCGTTGACTCGTTATCAAAGCTAAACTACATGCATCCTCAGTTATGAAATGTCTGTGGTTAAGGAAAACTATCGAGGCTCTGCAGATGCCCAAGTTATGAAATTTTCACCTAGGATGAATAGAAAACTGTAACGGTAACTTCGTGATTGCTGATGGTACTATGTCTTTAGATCGCTGGtctctttaaaatataaaagaaagaggGAGGATATGTTTCTTCCTTTTCTGAACTCTCAtctttttgtataatacaatcatGTCTAAGATGTCTGCTATGTTTGTTAATGTGGAAGTTCATCCTGGTAGTTGGTAGATATTCCATTCAACTCCCTGGCTTACAAAACAAGCTGCCTGCGAGTTGTTTTTGTCTAATTAGTTATGATGCTTCTCAACACCATTCACTATCTATTGAGTATTCGTTGAACGTATGAATCAAAATGGTTGTCAGGATTTATTGGTTAATATGATTCTCACATAATGACTTATTTTAACGTTCTTTTCTGTGGATACTGAATTGTTAGAGT
This is a stretch of genomic DNA from Carya illinoinensis cultivar Pawnee chromosome 3, C.illinoinensisPawnee_v1, whole genome shotgun sequence. It encodes these proteins:
- the LOC122302203 gene encoding WD repeat-containing protein LWD1, whose protein sequence is MGASSDPNQDGSDEQQKRSEIYTYEAPWHIYAMNWSVRRDKKYRLAIASLLEQYPNRVEIVQLDDSNGEIRSDPNLSFEHPYPPTKTIFIPDKECQKPDLLATSSDFLRVWRISDDHRVELKSLLNGNKNSDFCGPLTSFDWNDAEPKRIGTSSIDTTCTIWDIDREIVDTQLIAHDKEVYDIAWGGVSVFASVSADGSVRVFDLRDKEHSTIIYESSEPDTPLVRLGWNKQDPRYMATIIMDSSKVVVLDIRYPTLPVVELQRHQASVNAIAWAPHSSCHICTAGDDSQALIWDLSSMGQPVEGGLDPILAYTAGAEIEQLQWSSSQPDWVAIAFSTKLQILRV